A single genomic interval of Oryctolagus cuniculus chromosome 19, mOryCun1.1, whole genome shotgun sequence harbors:
- the LOC138846937 gene encoding uncharacterized protein, whose amino-acid sequence MALAQAASAPTRDARPGQAEAGESARPPAVVACPRDSRAYGGHPPAAPHVAACTQACRFPRPSSPAGQPPQQVSPGPGAWARVGLCWRRSYPLPLCCDRVGAGALQHRPGEGGEWGALSRPGRVPGAAAGGGDWHGLPCVGQVHPAPGSVPITARDRLCLRLVLGSGAREGGDPRGLAGSVSPTPCSLHGAPWAGSHGPAARRASLLPHLSSGPSRVQSRLKAGASKGVCGRAPALWLSPLPGRPPSSPPPSPAVNPLVPGSSTCSPRCRWFGGANPTPELSVESRLACGVALGAVGCRRVPGRAGAGRWEQGCPLM is encoded by the coding sequence atggccctggcccaggccgcCAGCGCCCCAACCCGAGACGCTcgcccaggccaggctgaggcagggGAGTCAGCTCGGCCGCCGGCCGTGGTCGCCTGCCCTCGGGATTCTCGGGCGTATGGGGGGCACCCACCTGCCGCCCCCCACGTTGCCGCCTGCACCCAGGCCTGCCGGTTCCCCAGACCCTCCTCACCTGCCGGGCAGCCTCCTCAGCAGGTATCCccaggcccaggggcttgggcacGGGTCGGCCTGTGCTGGCGTCGGTCCTACCCACTGCCCCTCTGCTGCGacagggtgggtgcaggggccctgcagcACCGCCCCGGGGAAGGTGGAGAGTGGGGTGCGCTCTCCCGACCGGGCCGGGTCCCGGGAGctgcagcgggggggggggactggcaTGGCCTGCCGTGTGTAGGTCAGGTGCATCCGGCCCCCGGCTCTGTACCCATCACAGCCAGGGACCGGCTCTGTCTTCGCCTGGTCCTGGGGTCGGGAGCAAGAGAGGGTGGAGATCCCCGGGGGTTGGCTGGGTCTGTGTCCCCCACTCCCTGCAGCCTGCACGGCGCTCCCTGGGCTGGGAGCCACGGGCCGGCTGCCCGCAGGGCTTCCCTGCTGCCTCACCTGTCCTCGGGGCCATCCCGCGTGCAGAGCAGGCTGAAGGCAGGCGCGAGCAAGGGCGTCTGCGGGCGGGCGCCTGCCCTCTGGCTCTCCCCACTGCCCGGCCGGCCCCCGTCCAGCCCTCCCCCGTCCCCGGCCGTTAACCCCCTCGTGCCGGGCAGCAGCACCTGCTCCCCCAGGTGCAGGTGGTTCGGGGGAGCTAACCCCACCCCGGAGCTTTCTGTAGAGTCCAGGCTGGCCTGTGGTGTGGCTCTGGGGGCAGTGGGTTGTCGCCGTGtccctggcagggctggggcaggcaggtgggagcaGGGATGCCCCCTCATGTGA
- the IGFALS gene encoding insulin-like growth factor-binding protein complex acid labile subunit, which yields MAPRTGSLALAVLLISWAALDPCGLEGAEPGPPPGDAEAPPCPAVCTCSHGEDTGELTVFCSSRNLTQLPQGIPDGTRALWLDGNNLSSVPSAAFRNLSSLDFLNLQGSRLGSLEPQALLGLRTLRHLQLGRNRLRSLGAHTLTHTPGLASLGLAHNLLGRLEDGLFRGLARLWDLDLGWNGLAVLPDGAFQGLGNLRELVLAGNRLAYLQPALFCGLAELRELDLSRNALRSVKANVFTQLPRLQKLYLDRNAIGAVAPGAFLGMKALRWLDLSHNRLAGLLEDTFPGLLGLRVLRLAHNAIAGLRPGTFKDLHFLEELRLGHNRVRQLAEKTFEGLGQLEVLALNHNRIQELAPGAFLGLANVAVVDLSGNGLRGLPEQAFRGLGRLHSLHLEGSCLGRVQPRAFAGLSGLRRLFLKDSGITAMDEQSLWGLPELRELDLTANQLTHLPGGLFQGLARLEYLLLARNRLSALSAEALGPLGRAFWLDVSHNRLEALAEGLLAPLAQLRYLDLRNNSLRTFAPQPPGLERLWLEGNPWDCRCPLRALWALALRSPAVLPRFVQAACEGDDCQAPVYAYNNITCASPASVAGLDLRDLPEAHFAHC from the exons ATGGCCCCGAGGACAG gcagcctggccctggcggTGCTGCTCATCTCCTGGGCGGCTCTGGACCCCTGCGGCCTGGAGGGAGCAGAGCCCGGGCCGCCGCCGGGGGACGCCGAGGCCCCGCCGTGCCCGGCCGTGTGCACCTGCAGCCACGGGGAGGACACGGGCGAGCTCACCGTCTTCTGCAGCTCCAGGAACCTCACGCAGCTGCCCCAGGGCATCCCCGACGGCACCCGGGCCCTGTGGCTGGACGGGAACAACCTGTCCTCCGTGCCCTCGGCCGCCTTCCGCAACCTCTCCAGCCTCGACTTCCTCAACCTGCAGGGCAGCCGGCTGGGCAGCCTGGAGCCGCAGGCGCTGCTCGGGCTGCGCACCCTGCGCCACCTGCAGCTGGGCCGGAACCGGCTGCGCAGCCTGGGCGCCCACACGCTCACGCACACGCCCGGGCTGGCCTCGCTGGGCCTCGCCCACAACCTCCTGGGCCGGCTGGAGGACGGCCTCTTCCGGGGCCTGGCCCGCCTCTGGGACCTCGACCTCGGCTGGAACGGCCTGGCGGTGCTGCCCGACggcgccttccagggcctggggaaCCTCCGCGAGCTGGTGCTGGCCGGCAACAGGCTGGCCTACCTGCAGCCGGCGCTCTTCTGCGGCCTGGCCGAGCTGCGGGAGCTGGACCTGAGCAGGAACGCGCTGCGCAGTGTCAAGGCCAACGTCTTCACGCAGCTGCCGCGGCTGCAGAAACTCTACCTGGACCGCAACGCCATCGGCGCCGTGGCCCCGGGCGCCTTCCTGGGCATGAAGGCGCTGCGCTGGCTCGACCTGTCCCACAACCGCCTGGCCGGCCTCCTGGAGGACACCTTCCCGGGCCTGCTGGGCCTGCGCGTGCTGCGCCTGGCGCACAACGCCATCGCCGGCCTGCGGCCCGGCACCTTCAAGGACCTGCACTTCCTGGAGGAGCTGCGGCTGGGCCACAACCGCGTCCGGCAGCTGGCGGAGAAGACGTTCgagggcctggggcagctggaggTGCTGGCGCTCAACCACAACCGCATCCAGGAGCTGGCGCCGGGGGCCTTCCTTGGCCTCGCCAACGTGGCCGTCGTGGACCTGTCCGGCAACGGGCTGCGGGGCCTCCCGGAGCAGGCCTTCCGGGGCCTGGGCAGGCTGCACAGCCTGCACCTGGAGGGCAGCTGCCTGGGCCGCGTGCAGCCGCGCGCCTTCGCCGGCCTCTCGGGGCTGCGCCGGCTCTTCCTCAAGGACAGCGGCATCACGGCCATGGACGAGCAGAGCCTGTGGGGGCTGCCCGAGCTGCGGGAGCTGGACCTCACGGCCAACCAGCTCACGCACCTGCCCGGCGGgctcttccagggcctggccaggctcgAGTACCTGCTGCTCGCCCGCAACCGGCTGTCGGCGCTGTCGGCCGAGGCGCTGGGCCCCCTGGGCCGGGCCTTCTGGCTGGACGTGTCGCACAACCGCCTCGAGGCGCTGGCCGAGGGCCTCCTGGCGCCGCTGGCGCAGCTGCGCTACCTGGACCTCAGGAACAACTCCCTGCGCACCTTCGCGCCGCAGCCGCCGGGCCTGGAGCGCCTGTGGCTGGAGGGCAACCCCTGGGACTGCCGCTGCCCCCTGCGGGCGCTGTGGGCCCTGGCCCTGCGCAGCCCGGCCGTGCTGCCGCGCTTCGTGCAGGCCGCGTGCGAGGGAGACGACTGCCAGGCCCCCGTCTACGCCTACAACAACATCACCTGCGCCAGCCCCGCCAGCGTCGCGGGCCTCGACCTGCGGGACCTCCCGGAGGCCCACTTCGCTCACTGCTGA
- the NUBP2 gene encoding cytosolic Fe-S cluster assembly factor NUBP2, which yields MEAEAELGNLAGVRHVLLVLSGKGGVGKSTLSAELALALRHEGKKVGILDVDLCGPSIPRMLRAQGRAVHQCDSGWAPVFVDREQSIALMSVGFLLEKPNEAVVWRGPKKSALIKQFVSDVAWGQLDYLVVDTPPGTSDEHMAAVEALRPRRPLQALLVTTPQAVSVGDVRRELTFCRKAGLQVLGVVENMSGFTCPHCSECTNIFSRGGGEELARHAGVPFLGSVPLDPELTRSLEEGRDFIQEFSKSPAFPALTAIARKVLDGAAAQHS from the exons ATGGAGGCGGAGGCCG AGCTCGGGAACCTGGCCGGCGTCCGGCACGTCCTTCTCGTCCTCTCGGGGAAGGGCGGCGTCGGGAAAAGCACCCTCTCGGCGGAGCTGGCCTTGGCCCTGCGCCACGAAGGCAAGAAG GTGGGGATCCTGGACGTGGACCTGTGCGGCCCCAGCATCCCGCGCATGCTGCGGGCGCAGGGCAGGGCGGTGCACCAGTGTGACAGCGGCTGGGCGCCCGTGTTCGTGGACCGGGAGCAGAGCATCGCCCTCATGTCCGTGGGCTTCCTGCTGGAGAAGCCGAACGAGGCTGTGGTGTGGAGAGGCCCCAAGAAGAGCG CCCTGATCAAGCAGTTCGTGTCGGACGTGGCCTGGGGACAGTTGGATTACCTGGTCGTGGACACGCCCCCAGGGACCTCGGACGAGCACATGGCCGCCGTGGAAGCCCTGCGCCCCCGCAGGCCCCTGCAGGCCCTCCTGGTCACCACCCCGCAG GCGGTGTCCGTGGGGGACGTGCGGCGGGAGCTGACCTTCTGCAGGAAGGCGGGGTTGCAGGTGCTGGGGGTCGTGGAGAACATGAGCGGCTTCACGTGCCCGCACTGCTCG GAGTGCACCAACATCTTCTCCAGGGGTGGAGGCGAGGAGCTCGCCAGACACGCGGGGGTCCCCTTCCTAG GCTCTGTGCCTCTGGACCCCGAGctcaccaggagcctggaggagggCCGAGACTTCATCCAGGAGTTCTCCAAGAGCCCTGCGTTCCCCGCGCTGACCGCCATAGCCCGGAAGGTTCTGGACGGGGCTGCCGCTCAGCACTCCTGA
- the SPSB3 gene encoding SPRY domain-containing SOCS box protein 3 isoform X1 — MARRPRSSRAWRFVLSAARRDADARAVALAGAADWGYNSDGQHSDSDSDLEYAALPPAIPSAVPVTGESFCDCDGQSEAAPRSSPHGAHRSEDCRCGEDAEHFDWVWDDLNKSSATLLSCDNRKVSFHTEYSCGTAAIRGTKELGEGQHFWEIKMTSPVYGTDMVSRCWRWGAGGGPGPGAFCPAPPRLDGGHWDVGRGPGQVPPHVLQSAGAGRGQLGPVLHRAPAPQGRQDQLLLPVRPGLHHRRAPGRLARHAHLLQEQEVHRGGRHQAAEQEVLPDGVLHGGAEQHEGDPLLRQRHLPAVPVLLPPAPAAAALGRHPGGPAAAARPQAGAAQQAGLGAPHELQPPHAPGALGRARRLPEEALPADLTRSAPALGEHRVPFLAPHRVSRGPGPAHLRPGQSLL; from the exons ATGGCCAGGCGCCCCCGGAGCAGCAGGGCGTGGCGTTTCGTCCTGAGCGCTGCCCGCCGGGATGCGGACGCCCGGGCTGTGGCCCTGGCCGGCGCGGCGGACTGGGGCTACAACTCTGACGGGCAG caCAGCGATTCCGACTCTGACCTGGAGTACGCGGCCCTGCCGCCCGCCATCCCCAGTGCCGTGCCCGTGACCGGGGAGTCCTTCTGTGACTGCGACGGCCAGAGCGAGGCCGCCCCCCGCAGCAGCCCGCACGGCGCACACCGCAGCGAGGACTGCCGCTGCGGGGAGGACGCGGAGC ACTTCGACTGGGTCTGGGACGACCTGAACAAGTCCTCGGCCACCTTGCTGAGCTGTGACAACCGCAAAGTCAGCTTCCACACGGAGTACAGCTGCGGCACCGCGGCCATCCGGGGCACCAAGGAGCTGGGCGAGGGCCAGCACTTCTGGGAGATCAAGATGACGTCGCCCGTGTACGGCACCGACATGGTAAGCCGCTGCTGGCGCTGGGGCGCGGGCGGGGGGCCCGGCCCTGGCGCCTTCTGCCCAGCCCCGCCTCGCCTAGATGGTGGGCATTGGGACGTCGGACGTGGACCTGGACAAGTACCACCACACGTTCTGCAGTCTGCTGGGGCGGGACGAGGACAGCTGGGGCCTGTCCTACACAG ggCTCCTGCACCACAAGGGCGACAAGACCAGCTTCTCCTCCCGGTTCGGCCAGGGCTCCATCATCGGCGTGCACCTGGACGCCTGGCACGGCACGCTCACCTTCTTCAAGAACAGGAAGTGCATAG GGGTGGCCGCCACCAAGCTGCGGAACAGGAAGTTCTTCCCGATGGTGTGCTCCACGGCGGCGCGGAGCAGCATGAAGGTGATCCGCTCCTGCGCCAGCGCCACCTCCCTGCAGTACCTGTGCTGCTTCCGCCTGCGCCAGCTGCGGCCGCACTCGGGCGACACCCTGGAGGGCCTGCCGCTGCCGCCCGGCCTCAAGCAGGTGCTGCACAACAAGCTGGGCTGGGTGCTCCGCATGAACTGCAGCCACCGCACGCCCCCGGCGCCCTCGGCCGCGCCCGCCGGCTGCCAGAGGAAGCGCTGCCGGCGGACCTGACTCGCTCTGCGCCTGCACTGGGGGAGCACCGGGTCCCATTTCTCGCCCCGCACCGggtcagcagagggcctggcCCCGCTCACCTGAGGCCAGGACAGTCCCTCCTGTAG
- the SPSB3 gene encoding SPRY domain-containing SOCS box protein 3 isoform X2 produces MARRPRSSRAWRFVLSAARRDADARAVALAGAADWGYNSDGQHSDSDSDLEYAALPPAIPSAVPVTGESFCDCDGQSEAAPRSSPHGAHRSEDCRCGEDAEHFDWVWDDLNKSSATLLSCDNRKVSFHTEYSCGTAAIRGTKELGEGQHFWEIKMTSPVYGTDMMVGIGTSDVDLDKYHHTFCSLLGRDEDSWGLSYTGLLHHKGDKTSFSSRFGQGSIIGVHLDAWHGTLTFFKNRKCIGVAATKLRNRKFFPMVCSTAARSSMKVIRSCASATSLQYLCCFRLRQLRPHSGDTLEGLPLPPGLKQVLHNKLGWVLRMNCSHRTPPAPSAAPAGCQRKRCRRT; encoded by the exons ATGGCCAGGCGCCCCCGGAGCAGCAGGGCGTGGCGTTTCGTCCTGAGCGCTGCCCGCCGGGATGCGGACGCCCGGGCTGTGGCCCTGGCCGGCGCGGCGGACTGGGGCTACAACTCTGACGGGCAG caCAGCGATTCCGACTCTGACCTGGAGTACGCGGCCCTGCCGCCCGCCATCCCCAGTGCCGTGCCCGTGACCGGGGAGTCCTTCTGTGACTGCGACGGCCAGAGCGAGGCCGCCCCCCGCAGCAGCCCGCACGGCGCACACCGCAGCGAGGACTGCCGCTGCGGGGAGGACGCGGAGC ACTTCGACTGGGTCTGGGACGACCTGAACAAGTCCTCGGCCACCTTGCTGAGCTGTGACAACCGCAAAGTCAGCTTCCACACGGAGTACAGCTGCGGCACCGCGGCCATCCGGGGCACCAAGGAGCTGGGCGAGGGCCAGCACTTCTGGGAGATCAAGATGACGTCGCCCGTGTACGGCACCGACATG ATGGTGGGCATTGGGACGTCGGACGTGGACCTGGACAAGTACCACCACACGTTCTGCAGTCTGCTGGGGCGGGACGAGGACAGCTGGGGCCTGTCCTACACAG ggCTCCTGCACCACAAGGGCGACAAGACCAGCTTCTCCTCCCGGTTCGGCCAGGGCTCCATCATCGGCGTGCACCTGGACGCCTGGCACGGCACGCTCACCTTCTTCAAGAACAGGAAGTGCATAG GGGTGGCCGCCACCAAGCTGCGGAACAGGAAGTTCTTCCCGATGGTGTGCTCCACGGCGGCGCGGAGCAGCATGAAGGTGATCCGCTCCTGCGCCAGCGCCACCTCCCTGCAGTACCTGTGCTGCTTCCGCCTGCGCCAGCTGCGGCCGCACTCGGGCGACACCCTGGAGGGCCTGCCGCTGCCGCCCGGCCTCAAGCAGGTGCTGCACAACAAGCTGGGCTGGGTGCTCCGCATGAACTGCAGCCACCGCACGCCCCCGGCGCCCTCGGCCGCGCCCGCCGGCTGCCAGAGGAAGCGCTGCCGGCGGACCTGA
- the EME2 gene encoding probable crossover junction endonuclease EME2 isoform X1, with protein sequence MTWGISRSSPSVFPAEAKAGLSARSSAPRAPVRVPRRAAGLTLEGQDAPGLAVVQVLQSKRLGSAGPRLRPEPRGAGGGTHLRRVVGPHAREPPVARLVVLPQPGLARDQAAQAEARQAAEQLQQAALAARVGPGAHGQAAARVRPRQGLVVQGVALRVPRLLSLLPQGAHAAGQLRDQPRPNLLARHGPAARPRAPGRKLPRLRGARARRKRAGARAGSGGEAGPPMARAGCGRALGARRRPPTWEISDSDAEGPSGAAAGAGTQGPAAEALRPERALKRLAVGVDPAILEDAGADVLLQALGALGCQCRIEPQRRPRSLCWSWGTPDPCPRSAPPEEREEPELLSLLLLEPEEFLQGAARLAQASGPICSVPWVSPESPSRPHLAVVGLDAYLWSSQPSARGTQSPRSPEARGGVPVGRPEVQEALVLLQLWADMDVLLVASWQELSQHVCALTRALAQRPFKQHRESQAFSFCTAGRWAAGVRVTRDGRGLREAWQRQIMQFNRVSPAVAGSIVTAFPSPRLLQQALAACSTERERLGLLADLPVRASRHARPRKVGPDLSRRLCLFLSTANPDLLLDLGS encoded by the exons ATGACCTGGGGAATCTCGCGCTCCTCGCCTTCCGTCTTCCCTGCGGAGGCAAAGGCGGGGCTCAGCGCCCGCTCCTCGGCTCCCCGCGCCCCTGTCCGCGTCCCCCGCCGCGCGGCCGGCCTTACCCTTGAAGGTCAGGACGCCCCAGGCCTTGCCGTGGTCCAAGTTCTGCAAAGCAAGCGGCTCGGGTCAGCTGGGCCGCGCCTGCGCCCCGAGCCCCGCGGCGCCGGCGGGGGCACGCACCTGCGCCGTGTAGTCGGGCCGCACGCGCGTGAGCCTCCAGTAGCACGGCTCGTCgtgctgccacagccaggacttgcgCGTGACCAAGCGGCCCAGGCCGAAGCGCGGCAGGCAGCCGAGCAGCTGCAGCAGGCGGCTCTCGCGGCGCGCGTCGGCCCAGGCGCGCACGGGCAGGCGGCGGCCCGAGTGCGGCCGCGTCAGGGTCTCGTAGTCCAGGGCGTAGCGCTGCGAGTCCCGCGGCTGCTCTCGCTGCTCCCGCAGGGCGCGCACGCGGCGGGCCAGCTCCGCGATCAGCCGCGGCCGAACCTTCTTGCGCGCCATGGTCCCGCCGCGCGGCCCCGGGCACCCGGCCGGAAGCTGCCGCGGCTGCGCGGAGCGAGGGCGCGCCGGAAGCGAGCGGGCGCGCGCGCCGGAAGCGGAGGAGAGGCCGGGCCGCCCATGGCGAGAGCGGGGTGCGGGCGCGCGCTGGGCGCGCGCCGCAGGCCGCCGACCTGGGAGATCTCGGACTCGGACGCCGAGGGCCCCTCCGGGGCGGCGGCCGGCGCGGGGACCCAGGGGCCGGCGGCCGAGGCGCTGCGGCCGGAGCGGGCCCTGAAGCGCCTCGCGGTGGGCGTAGACCCAG CCATCCTGGAGGACGCTGGCGCGGACGTCCTGCTGCAGGCGCTCGGCGCCCTGGGCTGTCAGTGCCGCATCGAGCCCCAGCGCCGTCCGCGGAGCCTGTGTTGGAGCTGGGGGACCCCCGACCCCTGCCCCCGCAGC GCCCCTCCTGAGGAGCGAGAGGAGCCGGAGCTGCtgtcgctgctgctgctggagcccGAGGAGTTTCTGCAGGGCGCGGCCCGGCTGGCTCAG GCCTCCGGCCCCATCTGCTCAGTGCCCTGGGTCTCCCCCGAGagcccctcccgcccccacctGGCCGTCGTGGGACTGGACGCCTACCTGTG GTCCAGCCAGCCCAGTGCACGGGGGACACAGTCACCCAGGAGTCCAGAGGCCCGCGGTGGAGTGCCCGTCGGCAGGCCTGAGGTGCAGGAG GCCCTGGTCCTCCTCCAGCTCTGGGCGGACATGGACGTGCTGCTGGTGGCCTCGTGGCAGGAGCTGAGTCAGCACGTGTGCGCCCTCACCAGAGCGCTGGCCCAGCGCCCGTTCAA GCAGCACCGGGAGTCCCAGGCCTTTTCCTTCTGCACGGCAGGGCGCTGGGCCGCAGGTGTGCGGGTAACCAGGGATGGCCGTGGGCTTCGGGAGGCCTGGCAGCGGCAGATCATGCAGTTTAACCGGGTCAGCCCCGCCGTGGCCGGCTCCATCGTCACCGCCTTCCCCTCTCCACGACTCCTGCAGCAG GCACTGGCCGCCTGCAGCACGGAGCGGGAGCGCCTGGGCCTCCTGGCGGACCTCCCCGTGAGGGCCAGCAGGCACGCTCGGCCTCGCAAGGTGGGGCCTGACCTCTCCCGCCGGCTCTGCCTCTTCCTGAGCACCGCCAACCCTGACCTCCTGCTGGACCTGGGCTCCTGA
- the EME2 gene encoding probable crossover junction endonuclease EME2 isoform X2, producing MTWGISRSSPSVFPAEAKAGLSARSSAPRAPVRVPRRAAGLTLEGQDAPGLAVVQVLQSKRLGSAGPRLRPEPRGAGGGTHLRRVVGPHAREPPVARLVVLPQPGLARDQAAQAEARQAAEQLQQAALAARVGPGAHGQAAARVRPRQGLVVQGVALRVPRLLSLLPQGAHAAGQLRDQPRPNLLARHGPAARPRAPGRKLPRLRGARARRKRAGARAGSGGEAGPPMARAGCGRALGARRRPPTWEISDSDAEGPSGAAAGAGTQGPAAEALRPERALKRLAVGVDPAILEDAGADVLLQALGALGCQCRIEPQRRPRSLCWSWGTPDPCPRSAPPEEREEPELLSLLLLEPEEFLQGAARLAQVQRDGAGQGLGAAESGVARRAGGPWGLSLEECTRDLGEPVSSGGVGGTPWALSPGKQSHCSQKLALACTPALDLPANGVQFLPFRPPAPSAQCPGSPPRAPPAPTWPSWDWTPTCGPASPVHGGHSHPGVQRPAVECPSAGLRCRRPWSSSSSGRTWTCCWWPRGRS from the exons ATGACCTGGGGAATCTCGCGCTCCTCGCCTTCCGTCTTCCCTGCGGAGGCAAAGGCGGGGCTCAGCGCCCGCTCCTCGGCTCCCCGCGCCCCTGTCCGCGTCCCCCGCCGCGCGGCCGGCCTTACCCTTGAAGGTCAGGACGCCCCAGGCCTTGCCGTGGTCCAAGTTCTGCAAAGCAAGCGGCTCGGGTCAGCTGGGCCGCGCCTGCGCCCCGAGCCCCGCGGCGCCGGCGGGGGCACGCACCTGCGCCGTGTAGTCGGGCCGCACGCGCGTGAGCCTCCAGTAGCACGGCTCGTCgtgctgccacagccaggacttgcgCGTGACCAAGCGGCCCAGGCCGAAGCGCGGCAGGCAGCCGAGCAGCTGCAGCAGGCGGCTCTCGCGGCGCGCGTCGGCCCAGGCGCGCACGGGCAGGCGGCGGCCCGAGTGCGGCCGCGTCAGGGTCTCGTAGTCCAGGGCGTAGCGCTGCGAGTCCCGCGGCTGCTCTCGCTGCTCCCGCAGGGCGCGCACGCGGCGGGCCAGCTCCGCGATCAGCCGCGGCCGAACCTTCTTGCGCGCCATGGTCCCGCCGCGCGGCCCCGGGCACCCGGCCGGAAGCTGCCGCGGCTGCGCGGAGCGAGGGCGCGCCGGAAGCGAGCGGGCGCGCGCGCCGGAAGCGGAGGAGAGGCCGGGCCGCCCATGGCGAGAGCGGGGTGCGGGCGCGCGCTGGGCGCGCGCCGCAGGCCGCCGACCTGGGAGATCTCGGACTCGGACGCCGAGGGCCCCTCCGGGGCGGCGGCCGGCGCGGGGACCCAGGGGCCGGCGGCCGAGGCGCTGCGGCCGGAGCGGGCCCTGAAGCGCCTCGCGGTGGGCGTAGACCCAG CCATCCTGGAGGACGCTGGCGCGGACGTCCTGCTGCAGGCGCTCGGCGCCCTGGGCTGTCAGTGCCGCATCGAGCCCCAGCGCCGTCCGCGGAGCCTGTGTTGGAGCTGGGGGACCCCCGACCCCTGCCCCCGCAGC GCCCCTCCTGAGGAGCGAGAGGAGCCGGAGCTGCtgtcgctgctgctgctggagcccGAGGAGTTTCTGCAGGGCGCGGCCCGGCTGGCTCAGGTGCAGCGGGACGGAGCTGGACAGGGTCTGGGTGCGGCAGAGTCCGGTGTGGCTCGCAGGGCAGGAGGGCCCTGGGGCCTGAGCTTGGAGGAGTGCACCAGGGACTTGGGGGAGCCGGTCAGTTCTGGCGGGGTCGGGGGCACACCCTGGGCACTGTCTCCAGGAAAGCAGAGCCACTGTTCTCAAAAGCTTGCCCTTGCGTGCACCCCGGCCCTTGACCTGCCGGCAAACGGGGTGCAGTTTCTCCCCTTCAGGCCTCCGGCCCCATCTGCTCAGTGCCCTGGGTCTCCCCCGAGagcccctcccgcccccacctGGCCGTCGTGGGACTGGACGCCTACCTGTG GTCCAGCCAGCCCAGTGCACGGGGGACACAGTCACCCAGGAGTCCAGAGGCCCGCGGTGGAGTGCCCGTCGGCAGGCCTGAGGTGCAGGAG GCCCTGGTCCTCCTCCAGCTCTGGGCGGACATGGACGTGCTGCTGGTGGCCTCGTGGCAGGAGCTGA
- the NME3 gene encoding nucleoside diphosphate kinase 3 isoform X1, which translates to MICVVLALFAHLFPAAGTGAHERTFLAVKPDGVQRRLVGEVVRRFERKGFKLVALKLVQASEELLRQHYAELRGRPFFSRLVKYMSSGPVVAMVWQGLDVVRVSRALIGATDPADALPGTIRGDFCIEVGKNVIHGSDSVESARREIALWFRADELLCWEDSAGHWLYE; encoded by the exons atGATCTGCGTGGTGCTGGCCCTCTTCGCGCACCTCTTCCCGGCAG CAGGCACCGGCGCGCACGAGCGCACCTTCCTGGCCGTGAAGCCGGACGGCGTGCAGCGGCGGCTGGTGGGCGAGGTGGTGCGGCGGTTCGAGAGGAAGGGCTTCAAGCTGGTGGCGCTGAAGCTGGTGCAG GCGTCCGAGGAGCTGCTGCGCCAGCACTATGCCGAGCTGCGCGGGCGCCCCTTCTTCAGCCGCCTGGTCAAGTACATGAGCTCGGGACCCGTGGTGGCCATG gtgtggcaggggctggacGTGGTGCGCGTCTCTCGGGCACTCATTGGGGCCACGGACCCGGCAGACGCCCTGCCCGGCACCATCCGCGGCGACTTTTGCATCGAAGTCGGCAA GAACGTGATCCACGGCAGCGACTCGGTGGAGAGCGCACGCCGCGAAATCGCACTGTGGTTCCGGGCGGACGAGCTCCTGTGCTGGGAGGACAGCGCCGGGCACTGGCTGTACGAGtag
- the NME3 gene encoding nucleoside diphosphate kinase 3 isoform X2, with the protein MICVVLALFAHLFPAGTGAHERTFLAVKPDGVQRRLVGEVVRRFERKGFKLVALKLVQASEELLRQHYAELRGRPFFSRLVKYMSSGPVVAMVWQGLDVVRVSRALIGATDPADALPGTIRGDFCIEVGKNVIHGSDSVESARREIALWFRADELLCWEDSAGHWLYE; encoded by the exons atGATCTGCGTGGTGCTGGCCCTCTTCGCGCACCTCTTCCCGGCAG GCACCGGCGCGCACGAGCGCACCTTCCTGGCCGTGAAGCCGGACGGCGTGCAGCGGCGGCTGGTGGGCGAGGTGGTGCGGCGGTTCGAGAGGAAGGGCTTCAAGCTGGTGGCGCTGAAGCTGGTGCAG GCGTCCGAGGAGCTGCTGCGCCAGCACTATGCCGAGCTGCGCGGGCGCCCCTTCTTCAGCCGCCTGGTCAAGTACATGAGCTCGGGACCCGTGGTGGCCATG gtgtggcaggggctggacGTGGTGCGCGTCTCTCGGGCACTCATTGGGGCCACGGACCCGGCAGACGCCCTGCCCGGCACCATCCGCGGCGACTTTTGCATCGAAGTCGGCAA GAACGTGATCCACGGCAGCGACTCGGTGGAGAGCGCACGCCGCGAAATCGCACTGTGGTTCCGGGCGGACGAGCTCCTGTGCTGGGAGGACAGCGCCGGGCACTGGCTGTACGAGtag